The Ancylothrix sp. D3o genome segment ACGCTCCTTAAATAAGTCGTTTTGAATACAAATGAAGCATAAAAGCGAAACAGAAATTAACAACATCGGCAGCGTATAATGACGCGCTTCTTGGGAAAGATACACCCCAAAAGGAGAAACAGCCGTAAAAAACGCCGCCACCAAACCGGCTTTTGGCGAGAAAGCAACGCGACTCAAACAATAAACAACCGGAATTAAAAGCACCCCAAAAAAAGCAGGTAAAGCTCGCAACTCGCCTAACCAAAAAGAGGAGGCCGGTGAGATATTTTTCCCCACCAAACTTAGCCAATAATGAATCAGGCAAAAAAACAGCGGTGGGTGCGTTGATTGCCTAGCCAAATTATCCGCAATTTGGCCGCAGCTTGATTCTGGGTTTAACGTAAAAATTTCCTGCAATTGATGCAGAGAAAAAAGGCTATTCAAAGGGATATCTTGATAGCTGCGTCCCAGACTAAATAAAGCCGTAATTGCTTCATCTAGCCAGATGGCTTTGTAATCTAAAAACGCAAAGCGCAGGACTGCGCCGAGAAAAATTGCCCCAGCGAAGGCGAGATAATGCTTAAAATTTTCCATGCTGTTATTCAAGCATGGAAGCAGGCAAAAAGTCTATGCCGATTACAAAGCCAGATCAAGAGTGGATAAAATTCAATTAGTCGTTTGTTGGCGCAGTTTTCTTTTTGCTAAAAAGCCAACCCAATCCCACCAAACTTAAACCTAAAATTGTGCTAGGTTCAGGCACAGATGCAGAGGTACGCAACCAATAACTGACGATTCCGTCACCTCCTGAATTGGGATTGGGGCCGGTGGTTCTATCCCACCCGTTCATGTAATAAAAGCCGGAATTTCCCAATGTCCACCAACCGTTTGCCTCACCCCGACCATCAAAATCAAAAGAATTAAACGTGGAAAAACTAAACCTCTCTAAAGTTCCTCCCCTGGGAATTGAATATATCCCTGTATTTTCTGGATCAATAATTACTTCTCCATTTGTAATTGTTAAAGGCAAAGAACGCGGCCATGTACGCCCATCGGTTCGCAAATCAGATTGGGTGTATGTTCTGGGCGCATACAAATTTTGATAATTTGTATCAATAAAGTCAAAACTAAAGTCTGTTATCTCATAATAAGGCTGCACACCGGCAGGAGAAGGAGCCGTATCATCATAACTAAAGTAACCTTTATAATCACCCCTTTCCGTCTCAACTAAAAAATCATAAGTAATGGTTGAAGCAGCAGCAATTTCAGTTTTTATTGCAGCTAAACTTAAGCTAGTCGCCACCACAGTTAGCGCTAATTTCTGTAAAGTTATACCTGACATATTACCCTCCTTTTTAAATCCATTGTTGCTTTTTGAAAAACAGCCACCATCAACTTTTTACCAAACACGGCACTTTATGAAAATTGCGTGAAGGTGTGGCTGCCGGTGAAAGAAGTTTTGCCAAGCCTGTCTACCAGACTCAGCTTTTTTTGGCCACTTTCTTAACTTCTTTCCTCTAATGTCTAAGTTGATTAGCAGTAATAATACGCAAAACTTTAAAGTTTGTGTAAAGTTAGACAAAAATCTCCGAGAATTTACTCAGTCTTCATAGTTTGAGGGCAACTTTTTACAGAATCTTTAAAAAAAAATGCCGGTCGGTTGCTATTAACCGTTCTCGGCAATAATGCTTATTTAGAAACAAATTCTCTCGCTAGAAACCGGCCTCCTGGTTGACTAAGGATCGTATCCCGCATCAGGACGGCTTGCCGGTGGCAAAGACTTATTTTTTTTCCACTTTTTCACCCCATAAAACACCGCCCCAGCCAACACAAAATACGGGCTAAACGCCAACAACCAAAGCATCAAAGCCAGCAAAGCTTGAGTAAATTCCCCCACAGAATGAGTTGCTTTCCCCCACGTTTCTTGCATTCTAATCCCCACAGAAGGTTGACTTTCTGGAGTAGCAGAAACAGCAGCCTCAAGCGTCAGCGCAATACTAGAAAAAGCCACTTGATTGCGAAGCGTTTTTTGCTGGGCATCCAGCCGTTCAATATCACTACGAATAGTATTTAACTGTTGCGAAACTTTTAAAATATCCCCAACAGAACCTGAGCGATCCATAATCTTTAACGTCATTTCTTCTGACTTTCGCAAATTTCGCACTCGCGCATCAATATCGACAAGTTGCTGAGAAACATCTTCTGCCGTGATACTTTTGTTTTGAACATTTCCCAGTTTTGCCAGTTGATCAAGAGTTGTTTCCAGCTTGTTTTGCGGCACTCGAATTTGGATGGTAGCTTTGCGGCGAACGCTCGGATCTTTGGGTTTATTGTCTTGCAATCCCATCAAATCCCCTTGTTGTTTGGCAACCAAACTGGAAACTTCTTTTAAACTTTTATCAATCGAATTTACCACCACATTTAACGAGCCTTTTTTAATTAATTGCGGCAAAGTGCGCGGTGTTTCTGTTGCCCCAACTGCCGTATCTGCTTGAGGTACCGCCGCCATATTTTCAGCCGCTTGCTGTGCAGTACCACCGGCCGGCGCACCAGGCATATTTGTTTGCATTGGCTTTTCTATGCCGCTACCACAACTCGTCAAAGCGCCGGTAGACAACAACCCCAGCAAACTCAACCACAAAAGCCGATTTTTTAAAACAAAATGTGCCGAATTCTTAACCTTTTTGGTATCCATAGCTGCTTTTTCCTCTCAAAATTAAACGATTTTGTCTTGCTGTAACAACGCAAAAAAACCAGGTTTCAAAAGTAAAACGAGAGAGCCCCGGTTTCTGAGCTTGCCGTGCCTAAGTCTTGCTCTAAGCTAACCTTCCCATCAGCAACAAGCGTTTTCGGATACAAAAATTGAAACAGCCACCGGCACGCAAACTCTTTTCTGTGGCACCCTTGCGATATACACTCAAAATAATATCTGCTAAAAAACTAAGATTGCCGACACCCTAAACCCCATAAAAACCGGCCTTTGCCTAAAAAAAATTAACTTAAATAGCAACCCATGACCCACATTTCAGAAACTCCCTTAACTTCTCAACTCTCCCGCGAAGAAAGCATCGACAAGATCCGCGCAGGATTACGTTCTGGACAGCAACAAATGGCAAACTGGCAAGGCGGGCCGCTGGCGGTTTCTGCCGTTCCTGGTGCCGGGAAATCAACCGGAATGGCTGCCGCCGCCGCCATCACCATTGCCCGCGAACAATTGCACGCACGCCGGCAGCTTATTGTCGTCACCTTTACCCGCGCCGCCGCCGCCAATATCAAAGATAAAATAGGGAAAAATTTAAAAGAATTAGGATTACCAAAAGCTGGTTTTATGGTGCAAACATTGCACGGTTTAGCTCTCAATATTGCCAGCCGCTACCCAGAATTATCAGGCTTAAATTTAGACACCGCCACCCTGATCACTCCCACGCAAAATAACCGCATCATTCGTGCCTGTGTAGAACAGTGGATTTCTGCAAATCCAGGCCGGTATCAAAGACTATTACAAGGCAATCAATTTGACGGCGAAGAAACCGAAAGATTGCGCCGCCAATCAGTTCTCCGCACCGAAGTTTTACCAAACTTAGCCACTACCGTTATTAAAGAAGCCAAATCCTCTGGGCAATTACCCGAAGATTTAGAAAAACTAAGCCGACAAACCCCCAATGAATATGACATTTTAGCAATTGCTGCCGATTTGTATAAAAATTATCAAGACTTACTGCAACTACGCGACTTAATAGACTACGATGATATGATTTTAGCAGCGCTGCGAGTTTTAGAAAATGAAAGCGCTTGTCGCTCCTTACAAAATCAAATTTTTGCCGTTTTTGAAGATGAAGCCCAAGACTCATCTCCCCTGCAAACAAAACTTTTAGAAATCTTAGCAACCCAGCCGGCATCTCCCGATAATTTTTCCGCCAAAAATTTGGTAAGAGTTGGCGATCCAAATCAGGCCATTAATTCTACCTTTACCCCCGCCGATCCGATTTATTTTCGCCAATTTTGTGCGGAGTTATCTGAACAAAAACGCCTCGTAGAAATGGATCAAGCCGGACGCAGTGCCCCGATTATTATTAAGGCCGCAAACTTTGTTTTAGATTGGGTCAACCGTTCTAAATTAGCCGGCACCGAAAAGCCTTTTCAATTTCAAACAATTAAGCCGGTTCCTTTAGGTGATCCCCAAGCAAATCCTGAGCCAGAAAACCTCGGTTTAGAAATACATACCCCCAGAGATATTTATGATACTGTTCAATTAATTGCCGAGCGAACCATAGATTTATGTGAGAAAGATCCCGATTGTTCGGCAGCAGTATTAGTAAGAGAAAATAAGCAAGGTGAATGGTTGGCATCTGAGATAAAACGCTCCTATCAAGAAAAGTTGCGAGTCTATGAAGTGAGCCAAGAAGAAAGGCGCTCTCATGTGCCGCTGGAAATGTTAGCACTATTGCAATTTTTAGAAAGACCCCACTCCCCAGATTTTTTAAAAGCTGCTTTGCGAGTGTTAGTAAATCGCAAATTAATTGACAGCCAAGACCTCGATGCACTCGCTAGTATGCCAGAGGAATTTCTTTATCCGGGCCCCTTGGAAACGCCCCAAAAAAAATCGGTGATTAAAGCTCGCTGGTTGTGTTGTAGTTTGTTGCGTTCGCGGATGGAATTACCGATTTATAACTTAATTCCCTTTTTGGCATTATCGCTGAAATACAATCAATCTGAATTAGCCACCGCTGATAAATTAGCCGAAAGAATTGCTCAACAAACAGCCGGTGAAAAATCCCTCACCTCTACAATTATGGCCTTGAGTGAAATTGTCAGCGCCGAAAAATTTGAGCCGGTGGAAACCGAAAATATGGAATCTCTTTACACCAAAAAAGGACAATTAACCATTATCACCATGCACAAAGCAAAAGGCTTAGATTGGGATTATGTTTTTCTGCCCTTTTTGCACGCCCAAACTATTCC includes the following:
- a CDS encoding DUF4349 domain-containing protein is translated as MDTKKVKNSAHFVLKNRLLWLSLLGLLSTGALTSCGSGIEKPMQTNMPGAPAGGTAQQAAENMAAVPQADTAVGATETPRTLPQLIKKGSLNVVVNSIDKSLKEVSSLVAKQQGDLMGLQDNKPKDPSVRRKATIQIRVPQNKLETTLDQLAKLGNVQNKSITAEDVSQQLVDIDARVRNLRKSEEMTLKIMDRSGSVGDILKVSQQLNTIRSDIERLDAQQKTLRNQVAFSSIALTLEAAVSATPESQPSVGIRMQETWGKATHSVGEFTQALLALMLWLLAFSPYFVLAGAVFYGVKKWKKNKSLPPASRPDAGYDP
- a CDS encoding PEP-CTERM sorting domain-containing protein; amino-acid sequence: MSGITLQKLALTVVATSLSLAAIKTEIAAASTITYDFLVETERGDYKGYFSYDDTAPSPAGVQPYYEITDFSFDFIDTNYQNLYAPRTYTQSDLRTDGRTWPRSLPLTITNGEVIIDPENTGIYSIPRGGTLERFSFSTFNSFDFDGRGEANGWWTLGNSGFYYMNGWDRTTGPNPNSGGDGIVSYWLRTSASVPEPSTILGLSLVGLGWLFSKKKTAPTND
- a CDS encoding ATP-dependent helicase, with translation MTHISETPLTSQLSREESIDKIRAGLRSGQQQMANWQGGPLAVSAVPGAGKSTGMAAAAAITIAREQLHARRQLIVVTFTRAAAANIKDKIGKNLKELGLPKAGFMVQTLHGLALNIASRYPELSGLNLDTATLITPTQNNRIIRACVEQWISANPGRYQRLLQGNQFDGEETERLRRQSVLRTEVLPNLATTVIKEAKSSGQLPEDLEKLSRQTPNEYDILAIAADLYKNYQDLLQLRDLIDYDDMILAALRVLENESACRSLQNQIFAVFEDEAQDSSPLQTKLLEILATQPASPDNFSAKNLVRVGDPNQAINSTFTPADPIYFRQFCAELSEQKRLVEMDQAGRSAPIIIKAANFVLDWVNRSKLAGTEKPFQFQTIKPVPLGDPQANPEPENLGLEIHTPRDIYDTVQLIAERTIDLCEKDPDCSAAVLVRENKQGEWLASEIKRSYQEKLRVYEVSQEERRSHVPLEMLALLQFLERPHSPDFLKAALRVLVNRKLIDSQDLDALASMPEEFLYPGPLETPQKKSVIKARWLCCSLLRSRMELPIYNLIPFLALSLKYNQSELATADKLAERIAQQTAGEKSLTSTIMALSEIVSAEKFEPVETENMESLYTKKGQLTIITMHKAKGLDWDYVFLPFLHAQTIPGSLRVLPAANFLGEFTLAEVARAQIRSALHGETIPDIREAWEKAGYLKTAEEFRLLYVAMTRGKRLLWISAEQKAPFTWNKPQNMQQQNPCLVVPELKKQFPQAVETLPRTVVLGF